A window from Bufo bufo chromosome 1, aBufBuf1.1, whole genome shotgun sequence encodes these proteins:
- the LOC120987284 gene encoding ubiA prenyltransferase domain-containing protein 1-like: MKSDNGVNNVSISTEVFNEVGFGDQQEDPPTFTNGINQPLTEQAVPKLVGWKQKCASYVLALRPWSFSASLTPVALGSALAYRSDGSLDLVVFLICAVAVLAVHGAGNLVNTYYDFSKGIDHKKSNDRTLVDQILKPQDVVRFGVLLYTLGCVCAGCLYFLSKLRLEHMALIYFGGLSSSFLYTGGIGFKYVALGDLVILITFGPLAVMFAHAVQVGYLSITPLLYAVPLALITEAILHSNNTRDMDSDRQAGIVTLAILIGPMLSYMLYNLLVFLPYVIFCILATRYTISMALPLLTIPLAFSLERQFRSQNFTRLPQRTAKLNLFVGLFYVFGIILAPSWTLPKL; encoded by the coding sequence ATGAAGTCTGATAATGGTGTCAATAACGTTAGCATCAGCACTGAGGTCTTCAATGAAGTTGGCTTCGGCGACCAGCAAGAAGATCCTCCCACCTTCACGAATGGCATCAACCAACCTCTTACTGAACAAGCTGTGCCAAAATTAGTTGGCTGGAAGCAGAAATGTGCCAGCTATGTCCTGGCCTTGCGTCCCTGGAGCTTCAGCGCCTCCCTAACCCCTGTGGCATTAGGCAGTGCCCTCGCTTACCGCTCAGACGGCTCTCTGGACCTTGTGGTGTTCCTGATATGCGCTGTGGCCGTCCTAGCCGTGCACGGGGCCGGGAACTTAGTGAACACTTACTACGACTTCTCTAAAGGCATCGACCACAAGAAAAGTAACGACAGGACTCTGGTTGACCAGATCTTGAAGCCGCAGGACGTGGTCCGTTTCGGGGTTCTCCTCTACACTCTGGGATGTGTATGCGCTGGCTGCTTGTATTTCCTGTCTAAGCTGAGGCTGGAACACATGGCGCTTATATATTTCGGAGGGTTGTCCAGTTCATTCCTCTATACTGGAGGAATTGGATTTAAGTACGTGGCTCTGGGAGACTTGGTGATCCTCATAACATTCGGGCCCCTGGCAGTCATGTTTGCTCACGCAGTGCAGGTCGGTTACCTGTCCATCACTCCTTTGCTGTATGCGGTGCCGCTGGCTCTGATCACAGAAGCTATCTTACACAGCAACAACACCCGGGACATGGACTCAGACCGTCAGGCTGGCATAGTGACCCTGGCCATTCTCATCGGCCCCATGCTGTCTTACATGCTCTACAACCTGCTCGTCTTCCTCCCGTATGTCATCTTCTGCATTCTGGCCACCCGCTACACCATCAGTATGGCCTTGCCCCTCCTCACCATCCCCTTGGCATTTTCTCTGGAGAGACAGTTTAGAAGCCAGAACTTCACCAGGCTCCCGCAAAGAACGGCCAAACTCAACCTATTTGTTGGGCTCTTTTATGTGTTTGGCATCATCTTGGCACCATCCTGGACCCTCCCTAAACTCTAG